The following proteins are encoded in a genomic region of Bombus pyrosoma isolate SC7728 linkage group LG1, ASM1482585v1, whole genome shotgun sequence:
- the LOC122571098 gene encoding ejaculatory bulb-specific protein 3-like — protein MKIYLLLFALVAVVCVTAEDYTTKYDNVDVDRILQNGRILTNYIKCMLDEGPCTNEGRELKKILPDALSTGCSKCNEKQKHTANKVVNYLRTKRPKDWERLSAKYDSSGEYKKRYENVLQPTKNS, from the exons ATGAAGATTTATCTCTTATTATTTGCCTTGGTCGCAGTCGTTTGTGTAACAGCGGAAGATTATACCACAAAATATGACAATGTAGACGTCGACAGGATCCTGCAAAATGGTCGTATCCTCACCAATTACATTAAGTGCATGCTGGACGAAGGACCATGTACCAACGAAGGCagagaattaaaaa AAATTTTACCCGACGCTTTATCTACAGGTTGTAGTAAATGCAATGAAAAACAGAAACATACAGCGAACAAAGTAGTAAATTATCTGAGAACTAAAAGACCGAAGGATTGGGAACGACTTTCCGCAAAATATGATTCAAGTGGCGAATATAAGAAGCGTTACGAAAATGTATTACAACCTACAAAAAACAGTTGA
- the LOC122567991 gene encoding uncharacterized protein LOC122567991 encodes MKVKILHLFAIFTLTSFIKAQDTTSTFLMDRLYVQKQINCVLSLRQCDSTGRRIIGKIILTALLPEALNNHCERCTLRQAALAHKLTVFMQQNCSNEWESIIRRYETLKYFM; translated from the exons atgaaagtaaaaatactTCACCTCTTTGCTATTTTCACTTTGACAAGTTTTATCAAAGCACAAGATACAACTTCAACATTCCTGATGGATAGACTGTACGTACAAAAGCAGATTAATTGTGTCTTAAGTTTGAGACAATGCGACTCGACAGGAAGAAGAATTAtaggtaaaatt aTTCTTACAGCTTTGTTGCCAGAAGCGTTGAACAATCATTGTGAACGTTGTACACTTCGACAAGCTGCACTTGCACACAAATTGACAGTATTTATGCAACAAAATTGTTCCAATGAATGGGAATCGATTATACGCCGTTATGAAacgctgaaatattttatgtag
- the LOC122569444 gene encoding phosphorylated adapter RNA export protein isoform X2: MGYSDESDDSADSESDSDSDSGHIKSKRPKLKLKRSRNMTKNWSDKNDKYKIWCPQLQEESLTENLVLCGVTKKQNQDRSVESYNIPHRYSFNGTWNMEHRNNNSSEDEKDGERRLTNKRTNSDRTNVKLRLGKKRNSMDVDNQKGASRKIADLSTTVESTDSDVATDITSKLNEKKDLLIRRIVDIIGKEKAIDFFQKTKKIEEGGGMLIMNGSRRRTAGGVYLWLVKNDEHIPREKISEIFYYDKKEHAEQRKADAVARRQKAQELIKCLENGSEKDLPALLTKAELSTREIAEEARLRRGEGMDRMPVDSDRTMTNPPPSPVTDDPDHSEHPLVQRHVQSYGDDFLDIGIDIDSMEVL, from the exons atgggTTATAGCGACGAGTCTGATGATTCTGCGGATTCTGAAAGTGATTCTGATTCAGATTCTGGacatattaaaagtaaaagacCTAAATTAAAACTGAAACGATCTAGAAATATGACAAAAAATTGGTCagacaaaaatgataaatataaaatatggtgTCCTCAGTTACAAGAAGAATCTTTAACAGAAAATCTAGTATTATGTGGTGtaactaaaaaacaaaatcaagATCGTAGTGTTGAGAGTTATAACATTCCACACCGTTATTCTTTTAATGGGACTTGGAATATGGAGCACCGCAATAATAATAGCTCAGAAGATGAAAAGGATGGGGAAAGAAGGCTAACAAATAAAAGGACAAATTCTGATAGAACTAATGTTAAATTGAGATTAGGAAAAAAACGTAATTCGATGGACGTAGATAATCAGAAAGGAGCTTCTAGAAAAATAGCAGATCTAAGTACAACAGTTGAATCAACTGATTCAGATGTGGCTACTGACATAACATCAAAACTTAACGAGAAAAAGGATCTTCTTATAa GGAGGATTGTAGATATAATTGGTAAAGAAAAAGCCattgatttctttcaaaaaactaaaaagattGAAGAAGGGGGTGGTATGTTAATAATGAATGGATCTAGAAGAAGAACTGCAGGAGGTGTATATTTGTGGTTAGTAAAAAATGATGAACATATCCCACGAGaaaaaataagtgaaattttttattatgataaaaaagaacatGCTGAACAAAGGAAAGCTGATGCCGTTGCAAGAAGGCAGAAAGCacaagaattaataaaatgtttagaaa ATGGTTCAGAAAAAGATCTTCCTGCCTTGCTAACAAAAGCAGAACTTTCCACAAGAGAAATAGCAGAAGAAGCAAGATTAAGACGTGGAGAAGGTATGGATAGAATGCCAGTCGATTCTGATCGGACAATGACTAATCCGCCACCTAGTCCTGTAACAGATGATCCAGATCATTCAGAGCATCCACTTGTACAAAGGCATGTTCAAAGTTATGGAGATGATTTCCTTGATATTGGAATAGACATAGACAGTATGGAagtactttaa
- the LOC122569444 gene encoding phosphorylated adapter RNA export protein isoform X1: MEAEPLELEDGEVIDDEASDIETYNVLKRPHAVPNKEENVKMGYSDESDDSADSESDSDSDSGHIKSKRPKLKLKRSRNMTKNWSDKNDKYKIWCPQLQEESLTENLVLCGVTKKQNQDRSVESYNIPHRYSFNGTWNMEHRNNNSSEDEKDGERRLTNKRTNSDRTNVKLRLGKKRNSMDVDNQKGASRKIADLSTTVESTDSDVATDITSKLNEKKDLLIRRIVDIIGKEKAIDFFQKTKKIEEGGGMLIMNGSRRRTAGGVYLWLVKNDEHIPREKISEIFYYDKKEHAEQRKADAVARRQKAQELIKCLENGSEKDLPALLTKAELSTREIAEEARLRRGEGMDRMPVDSDRTMTNPPPSPVTDDPDHSEHPLVQRHVQSYGDDFLDIGIDIDSMEVL; the protein is encoded by the exons ATGGAAGCAGAACCCTTAGAACTTGAAGATGGTGAAGTTATAGATGATGAg gCAAGCGATATCGAAACATATAATGTCCTAAAAAGACCTCATGCAGTTccaaataaagaagaaaatgtaaaaatgggTTATAGCGACGAGTCTGATGATTCTGCGGATTCTGAAAGTGATTCTGATTCAGATTCTGGacatattaaaagtaaaagacCTAAATTAAAACTGAAACGATCTAGAAATATGACAAAAAATTGGTCagacaaaaatgataaatataaaatatggtgTCCTCAGTTACAAGAAGAATCTTTAACAGAAAATCTAGTATTATGTGGTGtaactaaaaaacaaaatcaagATCGTAGTGTTGAGAGTTATAACATTCCACACCGTTATTCTTTTAATGGGACTTGGAATATGGAGCACCGCAATAATAATAGCTCAGAAGATGAAAAGGATGGGGAAAGAAGGCTAACAAATAAAAGGACAAATTCTGATAGAACTAATGTTAAATTGAGATTAGGAAAAAAACGTAATTCGATGGACGTAGATAATCAGAAAGGAGCTTCTAGAAAAATAGCAGATCTAAGTACAACAGTTGAATCAACTGATTCAGATGTGGCTACTGACATAACATCAAAACTTAACGAGAAAAAGGATCTTCTTATAa GGAGGATTGTAGATATAATTGGTAAAGAAAAAGCCattgatttctttcaaaaaactaaaaagattGAAGAAGGGGGTGGTATGTTAATAATGAATGGATCTAGAAGAAGAACTGCAGGAGGTGTATATTTGTGGTTAGTAAAAAATGATGAACATATCCCACGAGaaaaaataagtgaaattttttattatgataaaaaagaacatGCTGAACAAAGGAAAGCTGATGCCGTTGCAAGAAGGCAGAAAGCacaagaattaataaaatgtttagaaa ATGGTTCAGAAAAAGATCTTCCTGCCTTGCTAACAAAAGCAGAACTTTCCACAAGAGAAATAGCAGAAGAAGCAAGATTAAGACGTGGAGAAGGTATGGATAGAATGCCAGTCGATTCTGATCGGACAATGACTAATCCGCCACCTAGTCCTGTAACAGATGATCCAGATCATTCAGAGCATCCACTTGTACAAAGGCATGTTCAAAGTTATGGAGATGATTTCCTTGATATTGGAATAGACATAGACAGTATGGAagtactttaa
- the LOC122569481 gene encoding probable oligoribonuclease isoform X2 — MNTNIAERILNDYIVWLDMEMSGLDINTSQILEIACLITNKDLKVVSEDLNIIIHQPKEILNNMNDWCQTTHQKTGLINESRLSKTTVENAEQIVLKYLKTYIKEEATCPLAGSSVYVDRMFLYKYMPLVNNYLHYRIIDTSTIKELIKKWNINVPIFKKNHVHRALPDVKESIRELQYYKDHIFDLCIRS; from the exons ATGAATACAAATATAGCAGAAAGGATTTTGAATGATTACATTGTTTGGTTAGATATGGAA aTGAGTGGCCTTGATATAAATACATCTCAAATCTTGGAAATAGCATGCTTAATCActaataaagatttaaaagtTGTAAGCGAGgatctaaatattattatacatcagccaaaagaaatattaaacaatatgaATGACTGGTGCCAGACAACTCATCAAAAA aCAGGATTAATCAATGAGTCCCGTTTAAGTAAAACTACAGTAGAAAATGCTGAACAGATTGTactaaagtatttaaaaacatatattaaaGAAGAAGCAACATGCCCACTAGCAGGAAGTTCAGTTTATGTGGATCgcatgtttttatataaatatatgccattagttaataattatttacattatagaATTATTGATACTTCTActattaaagaattaattaa gaaatggaatataaatgtacctatttttaaaaaaaatcatgtTCATAGAGCATTGCCCGATGTAAAAGAAAGTATAAGagaattacaatattataaagatCATATATTCGATCTATGTATTAGAAGTTAA
- the LOC122569481 gene encoding oligoribonuclease-like isoform X1: MKTIFAYCLKWSKNCLRLTVPRYFHTAKSPVLFMNTNIAERILNDYIVWLDMEMSGLDINTSQILEIACLITNKDLKVVSEDLNIIIHQPKEILNNMNDWCQTTHQKTGLINESRLSKTTVENAEQIVLKYLKTYIKEEATCPLAGSSVYVDRMFLYKYMPLVNNYLHYRIIDTSTIKELIKKWNINVPIFKKNHVHRALPDVKESIRELQYYKDHIFDLCIRS; encoded by the exons atgaagaCGATTTTTGCATATTGTTTGAAATGGTCAAAAAATTGTCTTCGATTAACTGTTCCTCGTTATTTCCACACTG CTAAATCACCTGTGCTATTCATGAATACAAATATAGCAGAAAGGATTTTGAATGATTACATTGTTTGGTTAGATATGGAA aTGAGTGGCCTTGATATAAATACATCTCAAATCTTGGAAATAGCATGCTTAATCActaataaagatttaaaagtTGTAAGCGAGgatctaaatattattatacatcagccaaaagaaatattaaacaatatgaATGACTGGTGCCAGACAACTCATCAAAAA aCAGGATTAATCAATGAGTCCCGTTTAAGTAAAACTACAGTAGAAAATGCTGAACAGATTGTactaaagtatttaaaaacatatattaaaGAAGAAGCAACATGCCCACTAGCAGGAAGTTCAGTTTATGTGGATCgcatgtttttatataaatatatgccattagttaataattatttacattatagaATTATTGATACTTCTActattaaagaattaattaa gaaatggaatataaatgtacctatttttaaaaaaaatcatgtTCATAGAGCATTGCCCGATGTAAAAGAAAGTATAAGagaattacaatattataaagatCATATATTCGATCTATGTATTAGAAGTTAA
- the LOC122571086 gene encoding GON-4-like protein: MAMIKNRLYNTEDDIAFEPRLTRAKTKELAAAQVNIPWPITPVKKTSSEVQALIEEELPEDSSDEEYNPEQESHDPEGIFKIPGIPYVPTEEESIGQRTRSKVCLSETPLEQIEQAFIPPDITIDMYDLDCEKDEDWDNFLKEFTQPLTQEPMVEDDSEADPEYNILEDEETELLDKEELRADKAVNVTRKELNNLTAELFEFIDIFPKEDQEISKKRRSPENTNVSVENNFMNCSVTDLLPTYKEPELPNLMNPNQRELLAVQFRQHVQLMVQHFAMTYMHPDLHSQSKTCKENLNSIKYLSNGSNSAFNVANLPDALKLVSDWENKFLDNKFSEDFKKAMADEDAIKRIYLKNRYKCIPKFDPELKKLFMDSKALMYPQLLPEIPFRSELNKFVRPPYLKSEESLIALGLEQFLPFVATKSKKLKSKKLQLLDAVKLINQYLVPCREPEGLLNHIGKRRYTKNANPIKHYFEKGCAPRTIHYITLECDLKAPKDQSINLLPVIWQTYCNNTQQKINVLKRKHMLNSYNDIMKKDCLTNENRNHVSVSKTHILCTQNPPINILPKILPANTKQKTTTKNALRDNLCTSGNINCEISKNISDNEVNIEIHNTHALNTDCSLHRNNSLKIITMQEEKEKKTDESELKEVRNDVSTNSITLKHPKFSKKSSEIVQELPQLRKTTPRLAKTRSAQNMKLMAQVLGPKGLSSNCNALKSREKNDIDKNMEKISGSPKLDNEDEIAELMLASTTIKKDSISRKKAKEARELENIKRLLESENPLNEEERGSKFAASYLQKLHLALESNNPATLRSVIKLYLDYYDKLDSINQMENELSFSSPSRSLHNEQIMEKTAIDKDTITITLYRDVCEKLREYPELCTDFLLFLRPHQAAMMDKSVEYIMLQKMSEFVNVAQIYFAKQPSRIAKMMQAITQLSSDPQITLEHVHATMSPILKGHPLVMDLFLQILPTAKPPESLFASHMFENLTCPVGPYDKSKIYTEDAPELYENIELPVLSFQEDPYGGENCKCSCHNDEESTSKNISEHCVSCGTRFLNGKIYLQTSEGLRPAKIIFPGAEEEKLENIARISLKATDKFASSISSTQRRKSSKNEFHTDEQHQKSFIAKNSPTKENEEGEKLIIKSKKAIKSPSKSTDQKKDFKRPRSEINHINRSTKKMRISQCKNKKEKQIDKQEIKVEYIDSNVSDHMKLGEKGCLFIDYKNSKETVAKNTLDVKIRTSNDSISKVDLSDEIKNSVDLSTNVNTKSWTRQEDMILLQAVKKEYSENSLILVSKTLGNRTIDQVRERCEILLSLLKKMM; this comes from the exons atggCAATGATTAAAAATCGTCTTTATAATACAGAGGATGATATAGCTTTTGAACCAAGATTGACAAGAGCAAAGACCAA AGAGCTAGCAGCAGCTCAAGTTAATATACCATGGCCAATTACTCCAGTGAAGAAAACTTCATCAGAAGTACAAGCATTAATCGAAGAAGAATTACCAGAAGATTCTTCTGATGAAGAATACAATCCAGAACAAGAATCACATGATCCtgaaggaatttttaaaatcccTGG aatTCCTTATGTGCcaacagaagaagaaagtattGGTCAAAGAACACGATCCAAAGTTTGTTTAAGTGAAACACCTTTGGAACAGATTGAACAAGCATTTATACCTCCAGATATAACCATTGATATGTATGATTTGGATTGTGAAAAAGATGAAGATTGggataatttcttaaaagaatTTACTCAACCACTCACTCAAGAACCTATGGTGGAAGATGATTCAGAAGCAGATCcggaatataatattttagaagacgaagaaacagAACTTT TGGATAAAGAAGAGTTAAGAGCTGATAAAGCTGTAAATGTTACGCGcaaggaattaaataatttgactGCAGAATTATTTGagtttatagatatatttccGAAAGAAGACCAAGAGATTTCAAAGAAGAGAAGGTCTCCagaaaatacaaatgtttcggttgaaaacaattttatg AATTGTTCTGTAACAGATTTATTACCTACTTATAAAGAACCAGAACTTCCTAATTTAATGAATCCAAATCAGCGCGAGTTATTGGCAGTTCAATTTCGTCAACATGTACAATTAATGGTACAACATTTTGCTATGACATATATGCACCCAGATCTACATTCTCAGTCAAAAACATGCAAAGAAAATCTAAATAGTATAAA gTACTTAAGTAATGGCTCTAATTCTGCATTCAATGTAGCAAATTTACCGGATGCTTTAAAATTAGTATCTGATtgggaaaataaatttttggataacaaattttctgaAGATTTCAAAAAAGCTATGGCAGATGAGGAtgcaataaaaagaatatatcttaaaaatagGTATAAGTGTATTCCTAAATTTGATCCAGAATTAAAAAAGCTATTTATGGACAGTAAAGCTCTAATGTATCCACAACTTCTGCCTGAAATACCATTCAGAagtgaattaaataaatttgtacgtCCTCCATATTTAAAATCTGAAGAGAG TTTAATTGCACTGGGTTTGGAACAGTTTCTCCCTTTTGTTGCCACtaaatcaaagaaattaaaaagtaagaaaCTCCAACTATTAGATgcagtgaaattaattaatcagtaTTTAGTGCCATGCAGAGAACCTGAAGGATTATTAAATCACATTGGAAAACGTCGATACACAAAGAATGCAAAtccaataaaa CATTACTTTGAGAAGGGTTGTGCTCCTAGaacaatacattatataacattaGAATGCGATCTCAAAGCACCCAAAGATCAATCAATAAATCTATTACCTGTAATTTGGCAAACttattgtaataat ACACAGCAGAAAATTAATGTCTTAAAGCGAAAACATATGCTTAAttcatataatgatattatgaAGAAAGATTGtcttacaaatgaaaatagaaaccATGTTTCTGTTTCTAAAACTCACATTTTGTGTACACAAAACCCacctattaatatattaccaaAAATATTACCTGCAAATACAAAGCAGAAGACCACAACTAAAAATGCATTGAGAGATAATTTGTGCACAAGTGGAAACATTAAttgtgaaatttctaaaaatatatcagaCAATGAagtgaatattgaaatacacAACACACATGCATTAAATACAGATTGTTCATTGCATCGTAACAactctttaaaaattataactatgcaagaagaaaaagagaagaaaacagaTGAAAGCGAATTAAAAGAAGTTCGGAATGATGTATCTACAAATTCAATTACATTAAAACACCCAAAGTTTTCTAAAAAGTCTTCTGAAATAGTACAAGAATTACCTCAATTACGAAAAACTACTCCTAGGTTAGCAAAAACAAGAAGTGctcaaaatatgaaattaatggCCCAAGTTTTAGGACCAAAAGGTTTATCATCTAATTGCAATGCCTTAAAGTCCAGAGAAAAGAAtgatatagataaaaatatggagAAAATATCTGGTTCACCTAAACTT gATAATGAAGATGAAATTGCAGAGTTAATGTTAGCTAGCACaactattaaaaaagattctaTTAGTAGAAAGAAAGCTAAAGAAGCTAGAGAGTTAGAAAACATTAAAAGACTTTTAGAATCTGAAAATCcattaaacgaagaagaaagaggttCAA agtTTGCAGCATCATATCTTCAGAAATTGCACTTGGCATTAGAATCTAACAATCCAGCAACATTACGGTctgtgataaaattatatttagattattATGACAAATTAGATAGCATTAATCAAATGGAGAACGAATTATCATTCTCGAGTCCATCAAGATCTTTGCACAATGAACAAATTATGGAAAAAACTGCGATAGATAAAGATACAAtaactattactttatatcgaGATGTATGTGAAAAATTACGAGAATATCCTGAGCTTTGTACAgattttttgttgtttttgaGGCCACATCAAGCTGCGATGATGGATAAATCAGTGGAATATATAATGCTTCAAAAGATGAGCGAATTTGTTAATGTAGctcaaatatattttgctaAACAACCTTCTCGAATAGCAAAAATGATGCAAGCTATTACACAGCTTTCATCTGATCCACAGATAACATTAGAACATGTTCATGCAACTATGAGTCCCATACTTAAGGGACATCCTTTAGTTatggatttatttttacaaatattaccCACTGCTAAACCTCCAGAAAg TTTATTTGCATCACATATGTTTGAAAACTTAACATGTCCAGTGGGACCAtatgataaaagtaaaatttatactGAAGATGCACCtgaattatatgaaaatatagaattgcCTGTATTATCATTTCAAGAAGATCCTTATGGTGGAGAAAACTGCAAATGCAGTTGTCATAACGATGAAGAATCcacttctaaaaatatttctgaacaTTGTGTGTCTTGTGGCACAAGG ttcctcaatggaaaaatttaccTTCAAACATCTGAAGGTTTAAGACctgcaaaaattattttccctGGAGctgaagaagaaaagttggaaaatattGCGCGTATATCTTTAAAAGCTACTGATAAATTTGCTTCATCTATTTCATCTACACAACGAAGAAAGTCTTCAAAGAATGAATTTCATACCGATGAACAACATCAGAAATCTTTTATAGCAAAAAATTCACCTACCAaagagaacgaagaaggagaaaaattaattataaagtcTAAAAAAGCTATAAAATCGCCGTCAAAATCTACAGAtcagaaaaaagattttaaaagaCCCAGAAGTGAAATAAACCATATAAATAGAAGTACAAAAAAAATGCGCATATctcaatgtaaaaataaaaaagagaaacaaattgacaagcaagaaataaaagtagaatacATAGACTCAAATGTTAGTGATCATATGAAATTAGGTGAAAAAGGATGCTTATTcattgattataaaaattctaaagaaaCAGTAGCAAAAAATACATTGGATGTGAAAATAAGAACGTCAAATGACAGCATAAGCAAGGTTGATTTATCTGATGAGATAAAAAATTCTGTTGACTTAAGTACCAATGTAAATACAAAGTCATGGACACGGCAGGAAGATATGATCTTATTACAAGctgtaaaaaaagaatattctgAAAATTCACTTATCCTAGTCAGTAAAACATTAGGAAATCGTACAATTGATCAA GTTAGAGAAAGATGCGAAATCCTGCTCTCTTTGTTAAAGAAGATGATGTAA
- the LOC122569444 gene encoding phosphorylated adapter RNA export protein isoform X3 encodes MILRILKVILIQILDILKLQEESLTENLVLCGVTKKQNQDRSVESYNIPHRYSFNGTWNMEHRNNNSSEDEKDGERRLTNKRTNSDRTNVKLRLGKKRNSMDVDNQKGASRKIADLSTTVESTDSDVATDITSKLNEKKDLLIRRIVDIIGKEKAIDFFQKTKKIEEGGGMLIMNGSRRRTAGGVYLWLVKNDEHIPREKISEIFYYDKKEHAEQRKADAVARRQKAQELIKCLENGSEKDLPALLTKAELSTREIAEEARLRRGEGMDRMPVDSDRTMTNPPPSPVTDDPDHSEHPLVQRHVQSYGDDFLDIGIDIDSMEVL; translated from the exons ATGATTCTGCGGATTCTGAAAGTGATTCTGATTCAGATTCTGGacatattaaaa TTACAAGAAGAATCTTTAACAGAAAATCTAGTATTATGTGGTGtaactaaaaaacaaaatcaagATCGTAGTGTTGAGAGTTATAACATTCCACACCGTTATTCTTTTAATGGGACTTGGAATATGGAGCACCGCAATAATAATAGCTCAGAAGATGAAAAGGATGGGGAAAGAAGGCTAACAAATAAAAGGACAAATTCTGATAGAACTAATGTTAAATTGAGATTAGGAAAAAAACGTAATTCGATGGACGTAGATAATCAGAAAGGAGCTTCTAGAAAAATAGCAGATCTAAGTACAACAGTTGAATCAACTGATTCAGATGTGGCTACTGACATAACATCAAAACTTAACGAGAAAAAGGATCTTCTTATAa GGAGGATTGTAGATATAATTGGTAAAGAAAAAGCCattgatttctttcaaaaaactaaaaagattGAAGAAGGGGGTGGTATGTTAATAATGAATGGATCTAGAAGAAGAACTGCAGGAGGTGTATATTTGTGGTTAGTAAAAAATGATGAACATATCCCACGAGaaaaaataagtgaaattttttattatgataaaaaagaacatGCTGAACAAAGGAAAGCTGATGCCGTTGCAAGAAGGCAGAAAGCacaagaattaataaaatgtttagaaa ATGGTTCAGAAAAAGATCTTCCTGCCTTGCTAACAAAAGCAGAACTTTCCACAAGAGAAATAGCAGAAGAAGCAAGATTAAGACGTGGAGAAGGTATGGATAGAATGCCAGTCGATTCTGATCGGACAATGACTAATCCGCCACCTAGTCCTGTAACAGATGATCCAGATCATTCAGAGCATCCACTTGTACAAAGGCATGTTCAAAGTTATGGAGATGATTTCCTTGATATTGGAATAGACATAGACAGTATGGAagtactttaa